Proteins encoded by one window of Lycium barbarum isolate Lr01 chromosome 11, ASM1917538v2, whole genome shotgun sequence:
- the LOC132618574 gene encoding laccase-7-like has translation MGHQVFLFACTIIALLASCSSLVSADVVEHSFHVQNRTITRLCRRQVITAVNGSLPGPTIRVNEGDTLVVHVFNHSPYNLTIHWHGVFQLLSGWADGPEFATQCPIRPGHSYTYKFKVTGQEGTLWWHAHVSWLRATVHGALIIRPKKGHSYPFPKPYREVPILLGEWWNANVVDVENAGLASGAAPNNSDAYTINGWPGDLYPCSVNQTYKLKVKHGKTYLLRIINAALNNQLFFKIANHKMKVVAVDAAYTDPYITDIVVTGPGQTTDVLLTADQIPASYYMAANPYASAAEVPFDNTTTRGIIVYEGALPSTPIMPILPAFNDTPTAHKFFTNITGLVTGPFWNPPPQKVDEHMFITIGLGLTACDGRPGNATCAGPNGQRLAASMNNASFQFPDKISMLEAFFYNVGGVYTTDFPDQPPLKFDYTNPNNSNNTAIIMTTKSTKVKKVKFNATVEIVFQNTALIGIENHPIHLHGFNFYVLAQGFGNYNPAVDQKKFNLVNPQERNTIGVPVGGWAVVSFRANNPGVWLMHCHLDVHLPWGLATSFVVENGPTPSTKLPPPPPDLPKC, from the exons GTGCAAAACCGTACCATAACGAGACTGTGCCGTAGACAAGTGATCACTGCTGTAAATGGAAGTCTTCCTGGTCCAACCATACGCGTAAACGAAGGGGATACCCTTGTCGTTCATGTCTTCAACCATTCACCTTACAATCTCACTATTCATTG GCATGGAGTCTTCCAGCTATTGAGTGGGTGGGCTGATGGACCCGAATTTGCGACCCAGTGCCCAATCCGACCCGGACATAGCTATACCTACAAGTTTAAAGTAACTGGACAAGAAGGGACTTTATGGTGGCATGCACATGTATCTTGGCTTAGAGCCACAGTTCATGGTGCACTTATTATTCGCCCTAAAAAGGGTCACTCTTATCCTTTCCCTAAACCTTACAGAGAAGTTCCTATCCTCTTAG GAGAATGGTGGAATGCCAATGTTGTGGATGTGGAGAATGCAGGACTAGCAAGTGGTGCTGCGCCTAATAACTCTGATGCTTATACTATCAACGGCTGGCCAGGCGATCTTTACCCTTGCTCTGTTAATC AAACATACAAGTTGAAGGTGAAACATGGGAAAACATATCTCCTTCGTATCATCAATGCTGCACTCAATAACCAACTCTTTTTCAAGATAGCCAACCATAAGATGAAAGTTGTTGCAGTTGATGCTGCTTACACTGACCCCTACATCACGGACATAGTCGTCACTGGGCCGGGCCAGACGACCGACGTCCTCTTGACGGCCGACCAGATCCCGGCATCCTACTACATGGCTGCTAACCCCTACGCTAGTGCAGCCGAGGTGCCATTTGACAACACCACAACTAGGGGAATTATAGTGTATGAAGGTGCACTACCATCAACTCCCATAATGCCAATTTTACCAGCCTTTAATGACACACCAACAGCCCACAAATTCTTCACTAATATAACTGGGCTTGTAACTGGGCCATTTTGGAACCCTCCACCTCAAAAAGTGGATGAGCATATGTTTATTACTATTGGGTTGGGCCTAACTGCGTGTGACGGAAGACCAGGAAATGCAACATGTGCAGGCCCAAATGGGCAAAGATTGGCAGCTAGCATGAACAATGCATCTTTCCAGTTTCCAGACAAGATTTCAATGTTGGAAGCCTTTTTCTATAATGTCGGTGGAGTATATACTACTGATTTCCCAGACCAACCACCATTGAAGTTTGACTACACAAATCCTAATAATAGCAACAACACTGCTATTATAATGACCACAAAGTCCACAAAGGTGAAGAAAGTAAAGTTCAATGCCACAGTTGAGATTGTGTTCCAGAATACTGCTTTGATTGGGATAGAAAATCACCCTATTCACTTGCATGGATTCAACTTTTATGTATTGGCCCAAGGCTTTGGCAACTATAACCCCGctgttgatcaaaaaaaattcAACCTTGTCAATCCACAAGAACGTAACACAATTGGCGTTCCAGTTGGAGGATGGGCCGTCGTTAGCTTCCGAGCTAACAATCCAG GTGTATGGCTGATGCATTGTCATTTGGATGTTCATTTGCCATGGGGTTTAGCCACATCTTTTGTTGTTGAGAATGGGCCAACACCATCAACTAAGCTACCTCCTCCTCCACCAGATCTACCTAAATGCTAG